GCTACTGCGACAACTGGCGCTGAAAGAGCAAGCTTTAAAATCTGTGGATCTACATCATGTACAGGTACCTGTTTGTAAACACAGCCACTTGATTAATTACCAGGAGTCCAAGTCTATGCGCACATAAAGCATGGAATATAATGTAAAATTCATGATATGCCACAGTCAACCTTACGAAAAACAAGTATGACACTGTCAGGCAAGGAAAGAAGGCTGCAGAGATATAATATCATGAGCTTAATCAATGGTTCATGTTATGTGGTTCAACTGCATTGAGTTCAAGTGTTCACTAAAACCAACCTATAATTACAGGGTTAAAATACAAATATCCAGCTCTAGTTCGGAATTATCTGATGTTTTTCACAAAACTCTGCATCATATGAAGCTTAAtatcttctcttttttttgcgggggacATGAAGCTTAATATCAAACAAAATTAGTACTGATGGATTTCAGAAAGATCAAGCTAAAGAAGATAGGTACCATGGATCAACGGAAAATGGCTCAAAAATGCAGAATATATGTTCTATATACAAATTCAGAAAGAGACCGGAAATTAGACACCAATATAAGTGAAAATCTTACGGTTGAATAGGTGTTCAGTCTTGTCACCTCAAATCCTCGAGCTGACAGCCCATTCTCTGCATCGCAGGGTAAAACTAAGTAACTGAAAGACTGAACATTTCATGCAATTGTTGTGGAAGACAGACAACAAGATAAGGAATAAAAAGAGTCAAAATTGATCAAATTGTTACAAAATCTTAAACAACAGGAAATTTAACTACAAGACTGAAAATACAAAGCAATTCCTGATTTATAATATGGATGAATTTGCCCAGGCCTGAATAATTCATAACTCACTCTGGAAAACAGAAAGGCAGAAATCTTTTGACTAAACAAGGGATGAAATAAATAGCACACATATAAATGTGAACTAAATGGACACGAAATGACTCACGAATTTCATGGCCAGCCTTTGCGGATGCAGGATACAACACTTTACAGGCAGTCTCACTAGTCCTTGGAAGCTCCGAGGCCAAAACTTTGCCCAAAGCTGAAGAAGAAATAAATATAATAAGTACCATATAGAATTGAAAATACTTGCAAGTCTTCAAGATGCATGATGTCTTTAAAGTGCATTGGCAGTACACCATAGCAGGAGTATAAAATATGGGCAAGATACCTTTGGAAGGAGAAAATGCAACCTCAAGGGATCCATCATTGGATTGCAATACTTCATCGAAAGTTCTTGCAGTACCTGCTCCAACAACTGCTATTCGCACCTTAGGACTTCCAGCAGCCCTGGTATTGAGTTATCGGGTAATGTCAAATATGGTAGTCTAGTCGTAGACGACGTTTGATTTGTTCTGGTGTCATGCAGCAACGATTTAATTGCACAAATGAAGTTCAGAAAAAATAACTTTGGCCGTGTAAAATGCATAATCTACTTTGTTTCACAGAGAGCGCACGGACCTGCGCTGCCACAAGCCCGCAACCTATGTGGAATGAATCTTGAAACGACATATTTGCATGGCAACACTGGGCACAATAACTGCAATATGTTTGAATCTTACTTCCATCCCTCAAGGAACACCGCAGCTGCCTCAGGAGAAGTTACAGTAATCCAGTCAAAATGTTCATCTGCAAATACATACATAATAGCAAAGTGACTAAACCCTGCAGTTGCAAGTTTTGCAAAGCAGTGTAAAGAAGATAAACTGAACTACATACCCCGCAAGACAGCTGAAAGCCTATCTGCATCAGGCCCTTCGACGTGCTGAATAAGAGGAAGCTCCAGAGAGCGCACATTATGCTTCTCCTGCACAGCCCAATTACAAAACTGATGTGATTAACTCCCCAAGGTCTGACCGAGTTCATCAGCCCCCAGTTCAGAGATGTAAAATCAGCTCGGAAAATCGCCTCTCCACAGCCGAGCATATAAAACCGTCCCCTCTAAAATTCACCAACATCGGCTCAGGGTATCACAGAGAAGACGAGGAGGGGCATCCCCGACGCTCCCTGAAAGCCCGCCGCGCTCGATCCAGGAGGACAATGAGAGAGCTGCCCGCTGTGGGAGGGAACTTACTAGCGCGGCGACGAGCTTGGCGTTCTTGCCTTGCTCGCGGGTGACCACGACGTCGGGCGAGGGGGGCGAGTGGGCGGCGAGACCCCTCCCGGGCGCGCCGGCCCGGGAAGCTCCGGCGGGGCGGTGGGCTCGGCGGAAGGCTCCGGGGCCGGGAGGTGGGGCCAAGGGGATGGGAGCGGCCGAGGAATGGAAGGCCATGGGGAGGCGAAGGCCGATCCCGCGGCTTGCGTTGCGGAGACGAGCCAACACGCTCTGGACTCGGTGGTTGTGGGCGGGCCCCTACGTTGGACTGGATCTGGGCTGAGTGACTGCCGAACGGACGGCCTTTGTCCCGTGGTGGGCAATTTATGGGCCTAAGTACTAGTGATATGATCCTGGCCGAAAGTATTCACTAGATGAACCACAGAGCAACTAATTAACGAGCGCTTCTTTAGAAGCCTCTTCAAGGATTACTTGAGGTGGGTTGAGACGCACACTCAGTATGCTTCCTTCGATTGTCGTTTTTATTTCGCACATGTTTTCAGTTTTTTagttgttttttttgtttttttggcaTTTCAGTTTTTCAACGGTCTTTTCTAGCTTTTGGAGAAAAAATTTGCGTTTTTTCCACTGGTGCCACGAATTTGCTTCCGCAATGTGCCTCtcgaaaaaagaaaaaaaacatgttttgttttttttcctttggcgagcgtgcctctcggaaacgaaaaaatcATGTTTCTTTTTTTCGCACAAGAGGCACGGGTTTACTTCTCGTGAAGGCACGAACttgcttccgtgagaggcacaGTGGCTCTTTTAGAAAAGGAAACAATGTGCTTCCGGTTCGGTTTTTACGTTCGGTTTTTAAGTTTGTCAAAACCTACAATATGGGATCTAGTTTCAAAGATCCCAACGCGAAGAATCCAACGGTGAAAACGTTCCGAGATTCAGATGAACAACTTAAGAGATAAAACGATTTGAATAAACGAATctaggaaaaaaagaaaaatttccaGGTTGCAACAAGTGGCGCGCATGCAGTGTGCACACCTGTCGCAACTTAGGAGGTGGAAGTGACCTTTGTAAATAGTGCTCCTCAATTCGTGATTTCAGATGAGCTAACCCGTGAGTTGTGGATGCGCTTTTTCGCGTGGTAGCCAATTTATGGGCCTAGTTGTGATAAGATTTTGACCATATATCGCGCTTACAGAGAGGGTATCTTCCGTCTCGCTGAAGATTTTCTGACCATGTAGAGTATTGGGCCCGCTTTGTTCGATGATAATAACGTACGTTGCGTTTTTCTTTGCTCAAAaaagattttttttatttttttatttactCATGGGTTTCTTTGGGGTTTTTAGTATTCCTTTTTCATCGTTTTTCTTTGAATTATTACCAGTTTTTACCAGTTTTTATTTTAATTTATTTCTTTAGTTTTTTGTGTTCTTTCTCTCTTATCTTTGGGGTTTTCTTGTTTTATGTTTCCTTTTCTTTAATTGGCATGGTTTtcttattttctttttatttttatatttGGCTTTATTTTTGTTGCTTCACTATTTTTTCTTTCTTCATTTGTTATGCTTCGGGGTTTTTTTCCTTGATTTTCTTCACTTTCTCGATTTGATAATTTTTTCATCAACAAATGTCTAATTTTATTTTAGTTATCATTCCATTTTTTCCATATATGTCAATAACATTTTTCT
This sequence is a window from Triticum urartu cultivar G1812 unplaced genomic scaffold, Tu2.1 TuUngrouped_contig_5969, whole genome shotgun sequence. Protein-coding genes within it:
- the LOC125529948 gene encoding uroporphyrinogen-III synthase, chloroplastic, producing MAFHSSAAPIPLAPPPGPGAFRRAHRPAGASRAGAPGRGLAAHSPPSPDVVVTREQGKNAKLVAALEKHNVRSLELPLIQHVEGPDADRLSAVLRDEHFDWITVTSPEAAAVFLEGWKAAGSPKVRIAVVGAGTARTFDEVLQSNDGSLEVAFSPSKALGKVLASELPRTSETACKVLYPASAKAGHEIQNGLSARGFEVTRLNTYSTVPVHDVDPQILKLALSAPVVAVASPSALRAWLNLMSRVDNWSSSVACIGETTASAAKKLGLESVYYPATPGLEGWVESILEALGAHKQSSK